ACGGGAATTGCATTAGTTAACGATTCTACAGGAGAAGTTGTATTTGCTGCTGAATTAAAGCATCGCGGCTTTGCAATCAGAGAAGCTTTAACAGCTAGGCGACAATTAAGACGCAGTAGACGCACTAGGAAAACTCGTTACAGAAAGCCAAGATTCTTAAATAGAACACGCCCAGAAGGATGGTTAGCACCAAGCCTACAAAGTCGGGTTGACAATACCAAAACTTGGGTTAATAGATTACCTCACATCTTGCACCTGACCGAACAAACCCGCAAAAGGCAAATAAGGAATTCAAAAATATAACATAAGATGAAGATGACATTGTAAGTACATAACAGTTAAACAAAGACCTTTAGAACAGTAATATTACATAGTTAGTTTCCGGGAAGACAAGATGGAGCTATGACTATTTGTGTCATCCCAGACTGCGATAAGCTCCGCTTGACGCCGAAGGCGTATCGCTAACTTTAATTCCAAAATCTGAATTTGCTTTGATAGCAGGAAGTATGAGAAAAAGGGCGTGAAATATTGAATTTTTTATCGCAAGAACAATGCTTACCTACGCCCAAAAGCTAGTATACAATCTCAAAGAGTTAATGCCGACGCAATACCAAAAAGATAATTTTGATGCCATGCTGGGATGATTTTTGTCGGCGCAAGGGCATCCTTTACCCGAACACTCATTAGCCAAATCTCCAAGTGCATTGAGTCGGTTTCTAAATATCAATTCTTGGTCAACAAGGGATATGATTCGTATTATTCGCAGCCATATATTAGATACAGTTTTCAAGGCTTTATCAGCATCAGGCAAAGGACGTAGACCATTTTTACAGGTTATCATTGACCTAACAACTCTGGAAAAACTGGGTAAATTCAAAGAGTTTGAAGATTTAATAAGAGTCTATAATGGTAAACGTGGTCTACATATAGTTGTAGTTTATTTCTGAAGGGGCGACGAAACAAGCTCAAAAGCTTTGTATGTAAGGAGGGCAACGTTTTGTGGTAGAAAAAGATAGGTCTACTTTTGTCAATAAGACCTATCTAATGATAATGTTACCTGCATTCTACCAAAACCACTTAAAAAGTCAATTAAGTTTAGCAGAATACTTGCTGCTAAAAATTTTAATCCATCTATTACAGTCAATCAAAGAAGTAACTTTAGAAAAGTTAGCAAATGCGCTACCTTTGGCAGTTAAATTTGAGAGTAGAAGAAAGAGAATACAAAGATTTTTATCATTACCAAATCTCACCATTGAGAAAGTTTGGTTTCCCATTATTAAAGAATGGCTGGAAACATACTTCAAAGATGAAAAAATTATTTATATAGCAATTGATAGAACTAATTGGAGTCGGATAAATTTATTCATGGTGAGTATCATTTGGGATAAAAGAGCAGTACCAATATATTTTACTTTATTGCCAAAATTAGGTAATAGTAACATCGCTGAACAACAAAAAATATTGTCTCAAGTAATACCAATCTTTAAAAACTATAAAATCTGTGTATTAGGTGATAGAGAATTTTGCTCTGTCAAACTGGCAAAGTATCTCCAGGGATTGGATGTGTATTTTTGTTTGCGATTAAAAAAGAATGAGTTTTTGCAAGTTGAAAAAGATGTTTTTGTTGAGTTAAAAAATCTGGGTTTAGTACCGGGAGTTTCTTTTTTTATCAAAGGAGTTAAAGTGACAAAGACTCGGGGTTTTATGAGCTTTAATGTAGCGGCTAAATGGAAACGTAAAATCAATGGAGTAGCACCGAAAGAAGGATGGTTTATTTTAACAAATTTTGACGACTTAGAGTCGGCAATATCTGCCTATAAACAAAGATTTGATATAGAAGAAATGTTTAGAGATTTTAAAACAGGTGGTTATAATTTAGAAGAGACTAATGTTGAAGGCAACCGATTTATTTCTCTAGTTTTACTGATAACGCTCGCTTACACTTCTGCCATGATTCAGGGTCAAAAAATTAAACATAAAGGAATACAAAAATATGTAGCTCGTGTTAAAGAGTCTGGTC
The Gloeotrichia echinulata CP02 DNA segment above includes these coding regions:
- a CDS encoding IS4 family transposase, which encodes MLPAFYQNHLKSQLSLAEYLLLKILIHLLQSIKEVTLEKLANALPLAVKFESRRKRIQRFLSLPNLTIEKVWFPIIKEWLETYFKDEKIIYIAIDRTNWSRINLFMVSIIWDKRAVPIYFTLLPKLGNSNIAEQQKILSQVIPIFKNYKICVLGDREFCSVKLAKYLQGLDVYFCLRLKKNEFLQVEKDVFVELKNLGLVPGVSFFIKGVKVTKTRGFMSFNVAAKWKRKINGVAPKEGWFILTNFDDLESAISAYKQRFDIEEMFRDFKTGGYNLEETNVEGNRFISLVLLITLAYTSAMIQGQKIKHKGIQKYVARVKESGRSVRRHSSFYVGLYGQTWVNFTDICMELVTELMRINRNKRKYYQQGLRAMKLIESMF